A window of Cryptomeria japonica chromosome 3, Sugi_1.0, whole genome shotgun sequence contains these coding sequences:
- the LOC131044744 gene encoding uncharacterized protein LOC131044744 isoform X2: MMEIRITASWVHCGGCGFPCLAFISSLEIILNQKEVMGLRKKLENCKDSRKQLEAEVRFLRSRKRMLTSKKLLDLIDPEASPNDHLKIMCKNRSNGASIEGLPIEHEPITHGSHPWLQLYKSQHISSVPETTAGVQSSNLARQQTPSVTAIREPVLKKRRLQSNDTLNSSEPKGSKKKKLQEKGKQKPNPRTDEGSDNRFWDKK; this comes from the exons ATGATGGAAATTCGCATAACAGCCTCATGGGTTCACTGTGGGGGTTGTGGGTTCCCTTGCTTGGCATTTATTTCCAGTCTGGAAATTATTCTCAATCAGAAG GAAGTCATGGGGCTAAGAAAAAAGCTAGAAAATTGCAAAGATAGCAGGAAGCAGCTTGAGGCCGAAGTAAG ATTCTTGAGATCTAGAAAAAGAATGTTGACATCTAAGAAATTATTGGACTTGATAGATCCAGAAGCATCTCCAAATGATCACTTAAAAATAATGTGCAAAAACAGAAGCAACGGTGCTTCAATTGAAGGCCTGCCTATTGAACATGAGCCCATTACACATGGATCACATCCTTGGCTGCAACTATACAAATCACAACATATCTCTTCTGTGCCTGAAACG ACTGCTGGAGTACAATCTTCAAATCTTGCACGGCAACAAACACCATCAGTCACAGCAATTAGAGAACCTGTTTTAAAGAAGAGACGACTTCAGAGCAATGATACCCTTAATTCATCTGAACCCAAAGGTAGCAAAAAGAAAAAACTTCAAGAAAAAGGTAAACAAAAGCCTAATCCACGTACTGATGAAGGAAGTGATAACAGGTTTTGGGACAAAAAATAA
- the LOC131044744 gene encoding uncharacterized protein LOC131044744 isoform X1: MSNNKSANSPNITENEARKMDNKYASLKEDYLELQQEVMGLRKKLENCKDSRKQLEAEVRFLRSRKRMLTSKKLLDLIDPEASPNDHLKIMCKNRSNGASIEGLPIEHEPITHGSHPWLQLYKSQHISSVPETTAGVQSSNLARQQTPSVTAIREPVLKKRRLQSNDTLNSSEPKGSKKKKLQEKGKQKPNPRTDEGSDNRFWDKK; the protein is encoded by the exons ATGTCTAACAATAAGTCTGCAAATAGCCCCAACATTACAGAAAATGAAGCCAGGAAAATGGATAATAAATATGCTAGTCTGAAAGAAGATTATCTGGAGCTTCAACAG GAAGTCATGGGGCTAAGAAAAAAGCTAGAAAATTGCAAAGATAGCAGGAAGCAGCTTGAGGCCGAAGTAAG ATTCTTGAGATCTAGAAAAAGAATGTTGACATCTAAGAAATTATTGGACTTGATAGATCCAGAAGCATCTCCAAATGATCACTTAAAAATAATGTGCAAAAACAGAAGCAACGGTGCTTCAATTGAAGGCCTGCCTATTGAACATGAGCCCATTACACATGGATCACATCCTTGGCTGCAACTATACAAATCACAACATATCTCTTCTGTGCCTGAAACG ACTGCTGGAGTACAATCTTCAAATCTTGCACGGCAACAAACACCATCAGTCACAGCAATTAGAGAACCTGTTTTAAAGAAGAGACGACTTCAGAGCAATGATACCCTTAATTCATCTGAACCCAAAGGTAGCAAAAAGAAAAAACTTCAAGAAAAAGGTAAACAAAAGCCTAATCCACGTACTGATGAAGGAAGTGATAACAGGTTTTGGGACAAAAAATAA